Proteins from a genomic interval of Apteryx mantelli isolate bAptMan1 chromosome 5, bAptMan1.hap1, whole genome shotgun sequence:
- the LOC136992181 gene encoding interleukin-15-like, with amino-acid sequence MCKVLIFSCISVMLMTAAYGAPLSPSPEKGNILRTLISDLKILEKSSSKIHLDFYTPNERQECSWQVLQCYLKEMAILEYEIEDKDADNLKNIQKNLQRLMDLTPLGTGCKTCEASDKKEFSAFHRELSNFLISMLK; translated from the exons ATGTGCAAGGTACTAATCTTCAGCTGTATTTCAGTAATGCTCATGACTGCAGCTTATGGAGCACCTCTATCACCATCACCAGAAAAAGGCAACATTCTCAGAACTTTAATAAGCGATttaaaaatcctggaaaaaagTTCAAGC AAGATTCATCTTGACTTTTACACACCAAATGAGAGACAG GAATGCAGCTGGCAAGTTCTGCAATGCTACCTGAAAGAAATGGCCATCTTGGAATATGAAATTGAAGATAAGGATGCAGATAACCTTAAAAATATCCAAAAAAATCTCCAGAGACTAATG GACCTAACTCCTCTAGGGACTGGATGCAAGACATGTGAAGCTAGTGACAAGAAAGAGTTTTCTGCATTTCACCGAGAATTGAGCAACTTTCTAATATCCATGTTAAAATAA